A stretch of Castanea sativa cultivar Marrone di Chiusa Pesio chromosome 2, ASM4071231v1 DNA encodes these proteins:
- the LOC142623639 gene encoding uncharacterized protein LOC142623639 — MAMGTCSTQAYGEAWYWDTRYSNESSSFDWYQKYPSLAPLIHLYIPHRHHPVLVVGCGNSAFSQDMVDDGYEDVVNIDISSVVIDAMRKKYSTRPQLKYMTMDVRDMSAFQTGSFDAIVDKGTLDSLLCGNNSRQNAVKMLEEVWRVLKDKGVYILITYGAPIYRLNLLKDSCLWTIKLHVIEKLVLEESAEHPKWKLTDPVPLDGDGSSVETVLGKNPDVHYVYICTKDESLKAGPKHEVIVE, encoded by the exons atggcgATGGGGACATGTTCAACACAAGCATACGGTGAAGCATGGTACTGGGACACCCGATACTCGAACGAGTCATCAAGCTTCGATTGGTACCAGAAATACCCTTCCTTAGCTCCTCTCATCCATCTCTACATCCCACATCGTCACCATCCTGTCCTCGTTGTTGGATGTGGCAACTCAG CATTTAGCCAAGACATGGTGGATGATGGGTACGAGGATGTTGTCAACATCGATATTTCCTCTGTTGTCATTGACGCTATGCGCAAAAAATACTCTACTCGTCCACAACTCAAAT ATATGACAATGGATGTTCGAGATATGAGTGCTTTTCAGACAGGTTCCTTCGACGCCATTGTTGACAAAG GGACTCTAGACTCTCTTCTG TGTGGAAATAATTCACGACAGAATGCTGTCAAGATGCTTGAGGAAGTTTGGAG GGTCCTCAAGGATAAAGGAGTGTATATTTTG ATCACATATGGAGCTCCAATTTATCGCCTCAATTTGTTGAAAGATTCATGCTTGTGGACAATAAAACTCCATGTGATAG AGAAACTTGTGTTGGAAGAAAGTGCTGAACATCCAAAATGGAAGCTGACTGATCCTGTTCCATTGGATGGTGATGGAAGCTCCGTGGAAACAGTGCTTGGAAAGAACCCTGATGTCCATTATGTATACATTTGTACTAAG GACGAATCTTTAAAAGCAGGACCGAAGCATGAAGTGATAGTTGAGTAA
- the LOC142626217 gene encoding signal recognition particle 19 kDa protein has protein sequence MDRETPNIKKWTVFYPVYINSKKTVAEGRRISLSNACENPTCLEINDCCGHLKLPCAIELDKAYPRDFMQRGRVRVLLKREDGTLCNPAITSRKQLMLRVAELVPRHTGRVKKQEPAATSTAGPSKSSKGGKKKR, from the exons ATGGACAGAGAAACACCGAATATAAAGAAATGGACTGTATTTTACCCAGTTTACATAAACTCGAAGAAGACAGTGGCCGAAGGGAGGCGGATAAGCTTGAGCAATGCTTGTGAAAATCCTACTTGTCTTGAGATCAACGATTGTTGCGGCCATCTCAAACTCCCTTGTGCTATCGAG TTAGACAAGGCTTATCCACGTGATTTCATGCAAAGAGGGAGAGTGAGGGTATTGCTGAAAAGGGAGGATGGGACTCTGTGCAATCCAGCTATAACTTCCA GGAAACAGTTGATGCTCCGTGTTGCTGAGTTGGTACCTCGGCATACTGGGAGGGTGAAGAAGCAGGAGCCTGCAGCCACATCAACTGCTGGACCTTCCAAATCTTCCAAGGGTGGCAAAAAGAAGAGATAG